From the genome of Nicotiana tabacum cultivar K326 chromosome 2, ASM71507v2, whole genome shotgun sequence:
GGGAGACAGTGAAtcgtgattttcttttttttctatgcTGACTTTTGTATCATGGTTGTCACAAAGCATGCGCATGGGCATCAAGTCCATGTTGCTATTCTTGGATCCAGCGGGTGGTACCCTTGGTGAAAAAATTCTTACATGAATTACTGCATATGGATTTTGCCTTAAGATACTAAAAGGTTTCAATCCAGTCATGTTTTGAAATGTGTTGAAAACCTTGATTCTGACATTTGTTGCTTCACTCCGATTGCCACCTTTGTCAATGAACGGACTTCAGCTTGGAGAGATTCTAACTGGATCTTCCTCTTGTCATTTATCACCTCAAAACAGTCGCATTTGTAGCAAAAGACAATAAGGAGAATAGGGAGCTTGTAGTGGTCTGCTGCTGGTATTCACATGGACTCGACAACAAATTATCGAGGTGGAGTGAGCATGAATGTATCGACATTGAGTAAATGACAGATCTTTATAAGAATGAAAAACCTATATTTGAAAGAGCAGGAGGAAGCAGACTGAAAAAAGTTCATTACCTTTAGCTACTTCCACTGAAATTGTCAAAGAAAATATATCCTGATTTATTGGTGTTATTGACCAATGTTGTTTTGTTTTGCTCtccaaatcaaaggaaaataaTATGCTTCCTTCAATTATATACACTTTTTAAACACATACAATGACATTAGATGCTGACCTtatattgttttttctttttctttttcaatcatTGACAATTTCTAAGCAATAATTTACAGAGTCACCAAGCTTGGATAAACACGCCACCTTGATACAAGAGAATGAAAAGCTATCTCTAAGATTCATTACTACTCTATTTTCCTATTAGTCTAGAAGAGTCCCTTCGGGGACATCCGATAAAACTGGAACGATACAGAGAAGATTAGTATGGCCCCTGCGACAAGGATGACACGCACAAATCGAGAAATGGTCTATTAGTCTAGAAGAATGAACACGAGAAATTAGATAGAGTACTAGtgtaaataaactaaaagaaatagGATGATATATTTTGAACAAACAATGTGTTTTCCGAGCAACATTACCTTATCTTGGGTGAGTAAATTATGTCTTTCAATTTAGCATGAAAATTGTGTCAATTCCCTATTAATCTTCGATTCTTCAATATGCCCCTCCCCAATTTACTATTTTTCTTAAGATCACATCTATTCGATGGGCCAGGTACCTGTAGCTGCAGTGTATCTGAATGGTTAGGACGCAACATTTTAGTCTTTCATTCCCAGAAAACAAGACATGTAAAGATCACGAAAGCATGAGCAAGAGCAAGAGAAACTAGTGATGGTCACATGAACTCCAAGTGTTCTGCTTGCAATTATCAGaaagtttttccttttatttctacTTACAACATTACAAACATTGTGTAAGGAACTGATACAACAGTGGCATTAGTGATGGCCAAATGAACTCGAAGCATTAGATTATCAGAAAGTTTTGCTTTTTATTTCTAGTTAGAACATTTCCAACTTCGTGAAGGAGCTGATACAACAAGCATAAAACTCAAATTTCCAGGAAGTCATAGTACAACTACAACTGAGTAGCAGATGCCACAAAGAACTCAGAGTGATTTACCAATATTTCTTGGCTTTTGCTTAATCTGACCCGTGGCAAACAATCCCTTTTCCAATACCCAATCTTCAATCATCACCTGAGAATTCACTGCTTGATCAGTAGGCACAAGATGCCCTGCGTTCATTACCACAACATGGCTCAAACTCTCCCACTTTTGCACATATCCAGCAAGCCCGTCATTCACTCTCCAAACCTTCCGCTCCGCCTCCAAAAACTTATCAATTTCGTcccacttcatcttcttcatccatgcCTCAGTCGACACCACTCCATCTCTCAAATCACACTGTCCCTGGTATAACAACACCTTAGTATTCTTAACCAAGAACTCCACCATGTACTTCACGCTTTTCATCACGTCCTCGTGCAATGCTTTGCCTACTGAATCACTGCATACTTCAAAAGCTATCGAATCATTTGCTTTTAGAGCCCTCTTGATATCTACATTGCTTAAAAATTTAGCCACCAATTCATCTTCATAAGGCTTTAGCCTCCTAAAATCATATAAAGTGGCAAGCCCCGTCATATTCGTCAACATCCCTAACACCCTCGATCTAGCACTCGTTGCCGCGCTCCAATTGCCATTTTTGGTAAGTCGAATCGCTTCCTTTTGAAGCGATTCCAATTGTGTCTTTTGCTTCTCATTGATCAATCCGGAATAATAAGCACTCAAAGCATGAGTGCCCACTTGAGTATCGGGGTCAGTCAATCCATTCCCAATCGCGACACCAGCTAAATTCAACTGTCTTGATTTAGGCAAACCCGCATTCTTTTTCACTGTATAGTACCCAAATGCTGGCACATATTTACCAGCATAACTTTCACCGGTTAAGTAAATCGGACGCGTCTTAAACAAAGGATCTAATGCAACAAACTCTCTTGTAGCTTTAAAAAGGTGTTTAGCAACATCATGTTGGTTTCTTGGTATCTCATCAGGAGTCGAAGCAATACTAAATCCAGTTCCAATAGGATTATCAAGAAAAAGGAGCCCAAATATTCGATTCCAAGAACCAGGATTAGGTTCGAGCGAAAGATGTTCGACGTTTTGCCTGAAAGAAGACGATACACGGTAAGGACCAAGTTCATAGAAGTTTCCAAGCATAGAAGAGCAACCAGGACCACCTTGGAGCCAAATGAGAATTGGGGTTTCAGAAAGAGGGAGTTTTGTGCTGGGTTTTTGGGCTTCATAGAAAGTGTAAAAAATGGCTGAGCCAGTTGTTGAGTTAACTGTGAGGTAACCTGATTTTGTTGGCAGGGCTTCTTTGGGAAAGGAAGATAGCACAGTTATTATTGCTGATGATAATAAGCAATAGAAGAGCATAAGGAGGGGCAGTGGTTTTGGTCTGGACTCCATTATTGGTACAAGGGAATTGACCTGTGTAACTCACTGATAAAGTACATATATAGAAGTACTAAAGATTAGAAATTGATTATTGtctcattattgttgttgtataaaTCAGTGCACTGTGTCCAGACAATAATTCTATAGGCAATATTCTCCAGACGGATATTCTGATTTCTCAGATGTGCTAAACAATGGATTTTTgcatttaaaaagaaaataaatcatCTAGTACTATAATTCAGTTTagttccttttattatttttgtctgtTTCTTTTGTACTTTTATTTTTGGCATAATACCTCAGGATCCCCTTGTACTTGACACCATTTATTCCATGCATATGtgagttttttttttagtttcttaTCCATGAAATTCAATCTAAGTTTTTGGATTGTTGTTACCCATTATTGCATAATTTATCGTTTTGTATGAATAATTGATAAGTTTGCTCAAAGTCTTTAATTGCTATAAATAttatagatttttttttaaaatggtagCTCGGTGCACAAGGCATTCCGCGTTCACGCAGGATCCGGGAAAGGGCCGCACTCCAAAAGGTATATGATATAGACAGCATACCCTAATGGCATCAGTGACTGCTGTTATAGCTATTCAGATAAAATCTGCTTAAAGACGCTCTTCTTTAATTGTAAAACCAGCCTATCCTAACATGGTTACATGAGAGCATTTGGTAACAAGACTTCCTCAACACTTAAATTGGTCAAGTGGCCTCCCCTtttctttctcaatttcttttgGATTGGAAAATGGTTAAATAAGTGGGTTGGGGTGGATGGAgcatttttaacattttaaaaactTGTGGGTCACatataaagtttgaaaaatattacTCCTTCCTCATTTTTCCGCCCAATTTCTCTTTCATCTCTCTACTCTCTATGCTCTCTCTTCTCTCTGTCACTCAACCCCATCGACCAAGGCGGTTTCCGGCGGGAAAGGACAAGGATCAAGCTTGGATTTTGGGTGTAATCGTCTCTATAGACCCATCAAGCACTATATTAAAGCTCAGAACGTGTCAATTTTGGTAAATCCTAAATTCTTGTTTTCCGTTTCTTACATTTTTGATTTCGGGTTTTGTAGTGATTCATTCATGTGCATGTTCAAGATCGATTGGGTTGTGTATAACCATATCTTATATGGCGTGGGTGGTTATATTTGCTTCTTGGACTACCCCTATGCTCTGTATCTGAGTTACTTGGCCTCAAAAACTTCACTTCACCTTATTTCTGGAGGTAAATGCAGTGTACAGTTGCTCATGTGAACCAGTATACATCACTCAATCAACTACGCCTTTTAACCCAAATAAGCCAGAGTATAGAAATGAGAAAGCAATTCGAATATTTTCACTTGGTTTCAGAAGAACTATTTGATAATGTAACTACATCAGTTATCTGATCCACAACATTCTATTCGAGTTAGGAAGTTACACATTGACCTGTTATCAATCCGAATAATTCTCCTCTAAGTCTACTGCTACTAAGgtacataaaagaaagaaaaatggtaTCCACGGAGCTAAACTTCCTGGAAATGAGCATAAGAGTGCACCCCTTGCAGCAACCATGTGAGGAGTTTCTTGGTAAGAAAACGTGCAAAACAAACACCATCAAGGTCAAAAATGGAATCCACCAAATCCCCCACTTGGAAAACCATCAGCTGGAAATCCTCCTTCAAAGTGGAAGTAAACTGCTGCCCTCCTCCCGAATGGGTTTAATCCCTCACCGCCCATTCCTTAACCGATGTCACAATGTCTTCTCCCCTGTCATATCATGTACGTTTTTCCTCATCGCCCAGAATCTGTTGAGTCTACGAGACAAATAGCAAAAGGTTCAAAGAGGTAATCCTTTTTCAAATCGCAATTGTAGCAAAGTAACATGGGGCAAAATGCTAATAGAGGAGAAACTAAGGGGAAAAAAGTTGTACAAAGACCATTTTACACAACGGGGTCTGTTAACGGATTGGCACACAAATTCAACCAGTAAATGTTACCATGCACTAACATAATATTTTCAAACTACTTTATCTGAAATGACTCACATGTGTCATCAATCTAACATTGCAAGGTAGCTACTTACAAATATTTTCAGTATGTATGGAAGTGTACTTCGTATTTGATATCCAAATTTAGGCTAAAAAGATAAACCTCTATAGTATGGCCCATAGATATTTGGATTCATATGCAGAAAAACAACAGACAAGCAACAGCAAACTGCTTGAGCAAAAACCATACTAACTTGGTTTGAGTCAAAAGGAAGGACCTCACTTAGACCGGAGACAGTGATCatgaattctttttcttttctatgcTGAATTTTGGGTCACCGTTATCACAAAGCTTCCGCAGGGGCATCAAGTCCATGGTTCTATTCTTGGATCCAATGGCTGGCAGTAGCAAAGCCAGAAATTTCCTCAAGGgtgttaaaacttgaaataagtgAAAAAAGTTCCCTGACAAAGAGTGTTCAATATATGTCATATACctctaaaacctaatattttacctatatacgaagtataattttccgacgaagggtggtcagttgaccaccctttaAGACATATAGTTTTGCCCCTGGCGGGTGGTACCCTTGGTACTGCAAATGACTTTTGCCTTAGGATACTAGAATGTTTCTTATCCAGTCATGTTTCGAAATGTGTTGAAAAACTTAATTCTGACATTTGTTGCTTCACTCTGATTGCCACCCTTTGTCAATGAAATGGCTTTAGCTTGGAATTCTAACTGGATCTTCCTCTTGTCATTTATCACCTAACCGTACGCATTTGTAACATGAGACAATAAGGAGAAATGGGAGTTTGTAGTGGTCTACTGCTGGTATTCACATGGACTCGACAACAAATTATAGGGGTGGAGTGAGCATGAAAGTATCGACATCGAGTAAATGACAGATCTTTACAAGAATGAAATTCCGATGTTTGAAGGAGCGGGAGGAAGGAGATTGAAAAAAGTTCATTACCTTTAGCTACTTCTACTGAAATTGTCAAAGAAAATATACACTGGTCTAATGGTGTTATTGGCCAATGTTGTTTTGTTTTGCGCTCCAAACCATAGGAAAATAGTGTGCTTCCTTCGATTATGTACACTTTCTTTATCTAAACACATTCAATGACATTAGATGCTGGccttatatttatttttctttttcttttcaatcctTCACAATTTCTAAGCAATAATTTAGAGAGTCACCTAGCTTGGTTAGACTACGCCACCTTGAGGCAAAAGAATGAAAAACCCACCTCTAGGATTCATTACTACTCTATTTTCCTATTAGCCTGGAAGAATGAATACGAGAAATTAGGAGTACTAGTGTAAATAAACTAACTGAAATAGGATGATATAATTTGAGCAAATGCTGTGTTTTCAGAGCAACATTGCCTTATCTTGGTGTCATTCCCTATTATGCCTTTCAATTTACAGTGAAAATTGTGTCATTCCCTACTAATCTTCAATATGCCCCTCCACAATTTACTATTTTTCTTAAGATCACATCTATTCGATGGGTCAGGTACCTGTAAGTCTGTAACTGCAGTGTACCTGAATTGTTAGGATGCAATGTTTTAGTCTTTCATTCCCGGAAAAAAGGAATGTTAAGATCAAGAAAGAATGAGCAAGGGGAGCAAGAGAAACTAGGGATGGTCAAAAAGAACGCCAAGCATTATCAGAAAGTTTTGCCTTTTATTTCTAGTTAGAAAATTTCAAACATCATGAAAGGAACTGATAAAACAAGCATATTACAACAACTACAACTGAGTAGCAGATGCCACAAAGAACTCAGAGTGATTTACCAATATTTCTTGGCTTTTGCTTAATCTGACCCGTGGCAAACAATCCCTTTTCCAATACCCAATCTTCAATCATCACCTGAGAATTCACTGCTTGATCAGTAGGCACAAGATGCCCTGCGTTCATTACCACAACATGGCTCAAACTCTCCCACTTTTGCACATATCCAGCAAGCCCGTCATTCACTCTCCAAACCTTCCGCTCCGCCTCCAAAAACTTATCAATTTCGTcccacttcatcttcttcatccatgcCTCAGTCGACACCACTCCATCTCTCAAATCACACTGTCCCTGGTATAACAACACCTTAGTATTCTTAACCAAGAACTCCACCATGTACTTCACGCTTTTCATCACGTCCTCGTGCAATGCTTTGCCTACTGAATCACTGCATACTTCAAAAGCTATCGAATCATTTGCTTTTAGAGCCCTCTTGATATCTACATTGCTTAAAAATTTAGCCACCAATTCATCTTCATAAGGCTTTAGCCTCCTAAAATCATATAAAGTGGCAAGCCCCGTCATATTCGTCAACATCCCTAACACCCTCGATCTAGCACTCGTTGCCGCGCTCCAATTGCCATTTTTGGTAAGTCGAATCGCTTCCTTTTGAAGCGATTCCAATTGTGTCTTTTGCTTCTCATTGATCAATCCGGAATAATAAGCACTCAAAGCATGAGTGCCCACTTGAGTATCGGGGTCAGTCAATCCATTCCCAATCGCGACACCAGCTAAATTCAACTGTCTTGATTTAGGCAAACCCGCATTCTTTTTCACTGTATAGTACCCAAATGCTGGCACATATTTACCAGCATAACTTTCACCGGTTAAGTAAATCGGACGCGTCTTAAACAAAGGATCTAATGCAACAAACTCTCTTGTAGCTTTAAAAAGGTGTTTAGCAACATCATGTTGGTTTCTTGGTATCTCATCAGGAGTCGAAGCAATACTAAATCCAGTTCCAATAGGATTATCAAGAAAAAGGAGCCCAAATATTCGATTCCAAGAACCAGGATTAGGTTCGAGCGAAAGATGTTCGACGTTTTGCCTGAAAGAAGACGATACACGGTAAGGACCAAGTTCATAGAAGTTTCCAAGCATAGAAGAGCAACCAGGACCACCTTGGAGCCAAATGAGAATTGGGGTTTCAGAAAGAGGGAGTTTTGTGCTGGGTTTTTGGGCTTCATAGAAAGTGTAAAAAATGGCTGAGCCAGTTGTTGAGTTAACTGTGAGGTAACCTGATTTTGTTGGCAGGGCTTCTTTGGGAAAGGAAGATTGTATGTACAGTTATTATTGCTGATGTTAAGCAATAGAAGAGCATAAGGATAAGGGGGGGAAATGGTTTTGGTCTGGACTCCATTATTGGTACAAGGGAATTGACCTGTGACTTGTATAGAGGTACTAAAGATTAGAAATTGATTATTGTCTCATTATTGTTGTGAAACTGAGTGCACGTGTCCAGAATTACGAGGCAATAGCAATAATTCTATAGGCAATATTCTCCAGGCGAATATTCTGATTTCTGAGAATTCCTTCCATTTAAAAAACAAATCATCTAGTACTATATCCTTTCTTTCAGTTTCAGTTCCTTTGTACTTTTATTTTTGGCATAGTAGCTCGGGATTCCCTGTACTTGACACCATTTATTGGATGCAcatgtgatttttttttgtttcttatttGTTTTGTACGAATACTTGTTAAGTTTGCTATTATGATATTTAGATTTATCTGCTTAAAGACACTCTTCCTTGATTGTAAAACCAGTCTATCCTAGGATAGTTACATCTAGGGGTGTCAAACGGGCATGGCGGGTCGGATATAGACATGTCGAAAACGGATAATgcaaaaaacggataaattacatgacccgacccatatttaatacatgtaaaaaatgggttaaccgacAGATAATGTGAATATCTATATTATCCATGATTTCTCGTGTATGATCACTTTAGGAAGAATTCTTAGTCTCC
Proteins encoded in this window:
- the LOC107778307 gene encoding serine carboxypeptidase-like 50, translated to MESRPKPLPLLMLFYCLLSSAIITVLSSFPKEALPTKSGYLTVNSTTGSAIFYTFYEAQKPSTKLPLSETPILIWLQGGPGCSSMLGNFYELGPYRVSSSFRQNVEHLSLEPNPGSWNRIFGLLFLDNPIGTGFSIASTPDEIPRNQHDVAKHLFKATREFVALDPLFKTRPIYLTGESYAGKYVPAFGYYTVKKNAGLPKSRQLNLAGVAIGNGLTDPDTQVGTHALSAYYSGLINEKQKTQLESLQKEAIRLTKNGNWSAATSARSRVLGMLTNMTGLATLYDFRRLKPYEDELVAKFLSNVDIKRALKANDSIAFEVCSDSVGKALHEDVMKSVKYMVEFLVKNTKVLLYQGQCDLRDGVVSTEAWMKKMKWDEIDKFLEAERKVWRVNDGLAGYVQKWESLSHVVVMNAGHLVPTDQAVNSQVMIEDWVLEKGLFATGQIKQKPRNIGKSL
- the LOC107778313 gene encoding serine carboxypeptidase-like 50 isoform X3, which gives rise to MLGNFYELGPYRVSSSFRQNVEHLSLEPNPGSWNRIFGLLFLDNPIGTGFSIASTPDEIPRNQHDVAKHLFKATREFVALDPLFKTRPIYLTGESYAGKYVPAFGYYTVKKNAGLPKSRQLNLAGVAIGNGLTDPDTQVGTHALSAYYSGLINEKQKTQLESLQKEAIRLTKNGNWSAATSARSRVLGMLTNMTGLATLYDFRRLKPYEDELVAKFLSNVDIKRALKANDSIAFEVCSDSVGKALHEDVMKSVKYMVEFLVKNTKVLLYQGQCDLRDGVVSTEAWMKKMKWDEIDKFLEAERKVWRVNDGLAGYVQKWESLSHVVVMNAGHLVPTDQAVNSQVMIEDWVLEKGLFATGQIKQKPRNIDSGR
- the LOC107778313 gene encoding serine carboxypeptidase-like 50 isoform X2; this encodes MLGNFYELGPYRVSSSFRQNVEHLSLEPNPGSWNRIFGLLFLDNPIGTGFSIASTPDEIPRNQHDVAKHLFKATREFVALDPLFKTRPIYLTGESYAGKYVPAFGYYTVKKNAGLPKSRQLNLAGVAIGNGLTDPDTQVGTHALSAYYSGLINEKQKTQLESLQKEAIRLTKNGNWSAATSARSRVLGMLTNMTGLATLYDFRRLKPYEDELVAKFLSNVDIKRALKANDSIAFEVCSDSVGKALHEDVMKSVKYMVEFLVKNTKVLLYQGQCDLRDGVVSTEAWMKKMKWDEIDKFLEAERKVWRVNDGLAGYVQKWESLSHVVVMNAGHLVPTDQAVNSQVMIEDWVLEKGLFATGQIKQKPRNIDSTDSGR
- the LOC107778313 gene encoding serine carboxypeptidase-like 50 isoform X1 encodes the protein MLGNFYELGPYRVSSSFRQNVEHLSLEPNPGSWNRIFGLLFLDNPIGTGFSIASTPDEIPRNQHDVAKHLFKATREFVALDPLFKTRPIYLTGESYAGKYVPAFGYYTVKKNAGLPKSRQLNLAGVAIGNGLTDPDTQVGTHALSAYYSGLINEKQKTQLESLQKEAIRLTKNGNWSAATSARSRVLGMLTNMTGLATLYDFRRLKPYEDELVAKFLSNVDIKRALKANDSIAFEVCSDSVGKALHEDVMKSVKYMVEFLVKNTKVLLYQGQCDLRDGVVSTEAWMKKMKWDEIDKFLEAERKVWRVNDGLAGYVQKWESLSHVVVMNAGHLVPTDQAVNSQVMIEDWVLEKGLFATGQIKQKPRNIGNFFHLFQVLTPLRKFLALLLPAIGSKNRTMDLMPLRKLCDNGDPKFSIEKKKNS